The Zonotrichia albicollis isolate bZonAlb1 chromosome 9, bZonAlb1.hap1, whole genome shotgun sequence genome has a window encoding:
- the AGXT gene encoding alanine--glyoxylate aminotransferase: protein MLAAAQAASTTPALWAQLLGTARRAMATSLLRVCPPGELLRPLAVPERLLLGPGPSNVPRRIRAAGAAQLLGHMHPEVLQVMDEIKAGIQYAFQTRNRLSLALSGSGHCAMEAALLNLLERGDTVLVAINGIWGQRAAEIARRLGANVCELLKPPGQYFTPQDIEQGLVQHKPLVLFITHGESSTGVLQPLEGLGELCHRHGCLLLVDAVASLGGAPIFMDQQEIDVLYSGSQKVLNVPPGTAPISFSERAREKLLRRKTKPPSYYLDMSCLANYWGCDGEPRRYHHTAPINSFFSLREGLALLAERGLESSWERHRANCSLLCQGLLGMGLELFVEEEKARLPTITTVRVPEGYSWKDITAFLMDKHGVEIAGGLGPTAGKVLRIGLMGCNSTRDNVARVLGALRDALQRCPRSRL, encoded by the exons ATGCTGGCAGCTGCTCAGGCAGCCTCCACCACTCCTGCgctctgggctcagctgctgggcacagcgcggcgtgccatggccaccagccTGCTCCGCGTGTGCCCTCCGGGGGAGCTGCTGCGGCCCCTGGCCGTGCCGGAGCGGCTGCTGCTCGGCCCGGGCCCCAGCAACGTGCCCCGCCGTATCCGGGCTGCGGgggcagcccagctcctgggccACATGCACCCCGAGGTGCTGCAG GTGATGGATGAGATCAAGGCAGGCATCCAGTACGCCTTCCAGACGCGCAACAGGCTGAGCCTGGCCCTCAGCGGCAGCGGCCACTGTGCCATGGAGGCCGCCCTCCTCAACCTGCTGGAGCGAGGTGACACCGTGCTGGTGGCCATCAATGGCATCTGGGGACAGCGTGCTGCCGAGATCGCCAGGAGGCTGG GAGCCAATGTCTGTGAGCTGCTGAAGCCCCCGGGCCAGTACTTCACTCCACAGGACATTGAGCAG GGCCTGGTGCAGCACAAACCTTTGGTGCTCTTCATCACCCACGGCGAGTCCTCCACTGGGGTGCTGCAGCCGCTGGAGGGGCTGGGCGAGCTCTGCCACCG GCatggctgcctgctgctggtggACGCAGTGGCATCGCTTGGGGGAGCCCCCATCTTCATGGACCAGCAGG AGATCGATGTCCTGTACTCGGGGTCCCAGAAGGTCCTGAACGTaccccctggcactgcccccaTCTCCTTCAGTGAGAGAGCCAG GGAGAAGCTGCTGAGGAGGAAGACGAAGCCGCCATCCTACTACCTGGACATGAGCTGCTTGGCAAACTACTGGGGCTGTGACGGGGAGCCACGGAG GTACCACCACACAGCACCCATCAACAGCTTCTTCAGCCTGCGGGagggcctggccctgctggcagaACGG GGTCTGGAGAGCTCCTGGGAGCGGCACCGGGCCaactgcagcctgctgtgccaggggctgctcgGCATGGGGCTGGAGCTCTttgtggaggaggag AAAGCCAGGCTGCCCACCATCACCACCGTCAGGGTGCCCGAGGGCTACAGCTGGAAGGACATCACGGCTTTCCTGATGGACAAGCACGGCGTGGAGATCGCCGGGGGCCTGGGCCCCACGGCGGGCaag gtgctgCGCATCGGCCTCATGGGCTGCAACTCAACGCGGGACAACGTGGCGCGAGTGCTGGGAGCCCTGCGGGACGCCCTGCAGCGCTGCCCCCGCAGCCGGCTGTAA
- the MAB21L4 gene encoding protein mab-21-like 4: MEASPSLWHSYLGVILSRERQRMEHFQRAEDILLTLLESVHARDPRFLVDYARNLEAFEFSVCASEDAVTLEVPLRIDGDTLRVLARRSSPEHPAELSTCCLELCSPRAGLEDWTGAVDGMEHCLLPGKILQHLKELLVSAIVRCQRLFLLQPGDISAENLREDALELSLLIRGSWKPVRFNIVPVVRRQQEPLQLRGRRSGRGFPAGSLSRATEEAHFVPASPLGWRSSTHLPLLKLLRAVDSLQGPRVDSLRLLDQLREQDWGGQAGTGPLTFHHLQMVLLWSTELFPSPEDWQDLEGSVYRLLVILLRCLATRHLPHFLNPEENLFQGAAPDLASLYHKVESFAWDPQRFLRFHFGLHGFSGSCQADRETRALLQLPTRDGSCWDTAYFDILLSQFQVFRIQDSARRSAASQLLARIRQEIPQQS; the protein is encoded by the exons ATGGAGGCcagcccttccctctggcacagctACCTCGGCGTGATCCTGTCCCGCGAGAGGCAGCGCATGGAGCACTTCCAGCGGGCCGAGGACATCCTGCTCACCCTGCTGGAGAGCGTCCATGCCAGGGATCCTCGCTTCCTTGTGGACTACGCCAGGAACCTGGAGGCCTTTGAGTTCTCTGTCTGTGCCTCTGAGGACGCCGTGACTCTGGAGGTGCCGCTGCGCATTGACGGTGACACCCTGCGAGTGCTGGCACGCCGGAGCAGCCCGGAGCatcctgcagagctcagcacctGCTGCCTGGAACTCTGCTCTCCTAGGGCTGGTTTGGAGGACTGGACTGGTGCCGTGGATGGGATGGAGCACTGCCTGCTCCCAGGCAAAATCCTGCAGCACCTGAAAGAGCTCCTTGTTTCAGCCATCGTGCGCTGCCAACGcctcttcctgctgcagccag GTGACATCAGCGCTGAAAACCTGCGGGAGGATGCCCTGGAGCTCTCGCTGCTGATCCGCGGCAGCTGGAAGCCCGTTCGCTTTAACATCGTGCCGGTGGTGcggaggcagcaggagccgcTGCAGCTCCGGGGGCGGCGGAGCGGCCGGGGCTTCCCCGCGggcagcctcagcagggccaCGGAGGAGGCTCACTTTGTCCCTGCCTCCCCGCTCGGCTGGAG gtcctccactCACCTTCCCCTCCTGAAGCTGCTGCGGGCAGTGGATTCCCTGCAGGGGCCCCGTGTGGACagcctgcgcctgctggaccagCTGCGGGAGCAGGACTGGGggggccaggctgggacaggccCTCTCACCTTCCACCACCTCCAG ATGGTGTTGCTGTGGAGCACAGAGCTCTTTCCCTCCCCAGAGGACTGGCAGGACCTTGAGGGCTCTGTCTACAGGCTCCTGGTGATCCTCCTCCGCTGCCTGGCCACCCGGCACCTGCCCCACTTCCTGAACCCAGAGGAAAACCTCTTCCAAGGAGCTGCCCCAGACCTTGCCTCCCTCTACCATAAAGTGGAGAGCTTTGCCTGGGACCCCCAGCGCTTCCTCCGCTTCCATTTTGGCCTCCACGGGTTCAGTGGCAGCTGCCAGGCAGACAGGGAGAccagagccctcctgcagctccccaccAGGGATGGCTCCTGCTGGGACACTGCCTACTTTGACATCCTGCTCAGCCAG TTCCAGGTGTTCCGGATCCAGGACAGCGCACGCCgctctgcagcatcccagctCCTCGCCAGGATCCGCCAGGAAATCCCTCAGCAGAGCTGA